The following proteins come from a genomic window of Bradyrhizobium sp. SZCCHNS1050:
- the rnr gene encoding ribonuclease R: MTQKRDIGFPSREAIVAFIRANPGKVGTKDIARAFGLKNADRVALKQLLRELVADGTVKKSGRKKVVETASLPATLVADITGRDSDGELIAKPAEWDEAEQSEPPRIRIHTPRHAGPGSVAGVGDRALLRVEPIKDDGGVSYRGRVLKVLDQARPRVLGIFRSNPGGGGRLIPVDKKQAGRELSIAPADTKDAKDGDLISVDLLRGRGYGLPSGRVKERYGSVATEKAISLIAIHAHEIPMDFSAAAVAEAEAAQPATLKGREDWRELPLVTIDPPDAKDHDDAVHAEPDPDPNNVGGFIVHVAIADVAYYVRPGSALDRDALIRGNSVYFPDRVVPMLPERISNNLCSLVPGEARGALAVRMVLGADGRKRSHSFHRVLMRSAAKLSYAQAQAAIDGKPDDVTGPLLEPILKPLYAAYEVAKRGRDARDPLDLDIPERKILLKKDGTVDRVVVPERLDAHRLIEEFMISANVAAAELLEKKALPLIYRVHDEPTVEKIHALQEFLKTLDVPFAKSGALRPSLFNRVLTLVAGQDYEHLVNEVVLRSQAQAEYSTDNYGHFGLNLRRYAHFTSPIRRYADLVVHRGLLRALGLGDGALPDSETPDHLTEVAAQISVTERRAMKAERETADRLIAHHLADRVGATFQGRISGVTRAGLFIKLDETGADGLVPIRTLGTEYFDYDETRHALIGQRSGAMHRLGDVVDVRLVEAQPVAGALRFELLTQADVLVSRHGRRERPKGKAGIKARAKSKATKRAKAEARPKHKEKNRKESQTAGAKRKPGTSKKGRSWTP; encoded by the coding sequence ATGACCCAAAAGCGCGACATCGGCTTCCCTTCGCGGGAGGCCATCGTCGCCTTCATCCGCGCCAATCCGGGCAAGGTTGGCACCAAGGACATCGCCCGCGCGTTCGGCCTGAAGAACGCCGATCGCGTCGCGCTCAAGCAGTTGCTGCGCGAACTCGTCGCCGACGGCACGGTGAAGAAGAGCGGCCGCAAGAAGGTCGTCGAGACCGCGTCCCTGCCGGCCACGCTGGTCGCCGACATCACCGGGCGCGACAGTGACGGCGAATTGATCGCCAAGCCGGCCGAGTGGGACGAGGCCGAGCAGTCCGAGCCGCCGCGCATCCGCATCCACACGCCGCGTCATGCCGGGCCGGGCTCGGTGGCCGGCGTCGGCGACCGCGCGCTGCTGCGGGTCGAGCCGATCAAGGATGATGGCGGCGTCTCCTATCGCGGCCGCGTCCTCAAGGTGCTGGATCAGGCGCGGCCGCGCGTGCTCGGCATTTTCCGCAGCAATCCAGGCGGCGGCGGCCGCCTGATTCCGGTCGACAAGAAGCAGGCCGGACGCGAGCTCTCCATCGCCCCCGCCGACACCAAGGACGCCAAGGACGGCGATCTCATCAGCGTCGACCTGCTGCGCGGCCGCGGCTACGGCCTGCCCTCGGGCCGGGTGAAGGAGCGCTACGGCTCGGTCGCGACCGAGAAGGCGATCAGCCTGATCGCCATCCATGCCCACGAGATCCCGATGGACTTCTCGGCCGCAGCCGTCGCTGAGGCCGAAGCCGCGCAGCCCGCGACCTTGAAGGGCCGCGAGGACTGGCGCGAGCTGCCGCTGGTCACGATCGATCCGCCCGATGCCAAGGACCACGACGACGCGGTTCATGCCGAGCCGGATCCCGATCCGAACAATGTCGGCGGCTTCATTGTCCATGTCGCCATCGCCGACGTCGCCTACTATGTGCGGCCGGGATCGGCGCTCGACCGCGACGCGCTGATCCGCGGCAACTCGGTCTACTTCCCCGACCGCGTCGTGCCGATGCTGCCGGAGCGCATCTCCAACAATCTGTGCTCGCTGGTGCCGGGCGAAGCGCGCGGCGCGCTCGCCGTGCGCATGGTGCTCGGGGCCGACGGCCGCAAGCGCTCGCACTCGTTCCACCGCGTGCTGATGCGCTCGGCCGCCAAACTGTCCTACGCACAGGCGCAGGCCGCCATCGATGGCAAGCCGGACGACGTCACCGGTCCCCTGCTCGAGCCGATCCTGAAGCCGCTTTATGCCGCCTATGAGGTCGCCAAGCGCGGCCGGGACGCGCGCGATCCGCTCGACCTCGACATTCCCGAGCGCAAGATCCTGCTCAAGAAAGACGGCACGGTCGACCGCGTCGTCGTGCCGGAGCGCCTCGACGCCCACAGACTGATCGAGGAGTTCATGATCTCGGCCAACGTCGCCGCGGCCGAACTGCTGGAGAAGAAGGCGCTGCCGCTGATCTACCGCGTGCATGACGAGCCGACGGTGGAGAAGATCCATGCGCTGCAGGAATTCCTGAAGACGCTCGACGTGCCCTTTGCCAAGAGCGGCGCGCTCAGGCCATCGCTGTTCAACCGCGTGCTGACGCTGGTGGCCGGCCAGGACTACGAGCATCTCGTCAACGAGGTCGTGCTGCGCTCGCAGGCGCAGGCGGAATATTCGACCGACAATTACGGACATTTCGGCCTGAACCTGCGCCGCTACGCGCATTTCACCTCACCGATCCGCCGCTACGCCGACCTCGTCGTGCATCGCGGCCTGCTGCGCGCGCTGGGCCTCGGTGACGGCGCCCTGCCCGACAGCGAGACGCCGGATCATCTCACCGAGGTCGCGGCGCAGATCTCGGTCACCGAGCGGCGCGCGATGAAGGCTGAGCGCGAGACTGCCGACCGCCTGATCGCCCATCACTTGGCGGACCGAGTCGGCGCCACTTTCCAGGGCCGCATTTCCGGCGTCACCCGCGCCGGCCTCTTCATCAAGCTCGACGAGACCGGCGCCGACGGCCTGGTTCCGATCCGGACCCTCGGCACGGAATATTTCGACTATGATGAGACGCGGCATGCGCTGATCGGCCAGCGCAGCGGTGCCATGCACCGGCTGGGTGACGTCGTCGACGTGCGTCTGGTAGAAGCTCAGCCGGTGGCCGGCGCGCTGCGCTTCGAACTCTTGACGCAGGCCGACGTGCTTGTCTCGCGCCACGGCCGCCGCGAGCGGCCGAAGGGCAAGGCCGGGATCAAGGCAAGGGCCAAGAGCAAGGCAACGAAGCGCGCCAAGGCCGAGGCGCGGCCGAAGCACAAAGAAAAAAACCGCAAGGAAAGTCAAACGGCAGGGGCAAAACGCAAGCCCGGCACATCGAAGAAAGGCAGATCGTGGACGCCATGA
- the topA gene encoding type I DNA topoisomerase has product MNIVIVESPAKAKTINKYLGSSYEVLASFGHVRDLPAKNGSVDPDENFRMIWEVDPKAAGRLNDIAKSLKGADRLILATDPDREGEAISWHVLEVLKEKRALKDQKIERVVFNAITKQAVSEAMKHPRQIDGALVDAYMARRALDYLVGFTLSPVLWRKLPGARSAGRVQSVALRLVCDRELEIEKFVPREYWSLIATLATPRGDTFEARLVGADGKKIQRLDIGTGAEAEDFKTALNAASYTVATVDAKPARRNPQAPFTTSTLQQEASRKLGFAPAHTMRIAQRLYEGIDIGGETTGLITYMRTDGVQIDGSAITQARKVIGEIYGNKYVPESPRQYQAKAKNAQEAHEAIRPTDLSRKPAELRKRLDDDQAKLYELIWTRTIASQMESAELERTTVDIIAKAGARTLELRATGQVIKFDGFLALYQEGRDDEEDEDGRRLPQMSPNEPLKRQNLAVTQHFTEPPPRFSEASLVKRMEELGIGRPSTYASILQVLKDRGYVKLEKKRLHGEDKGRVVIAFLENFFRRYVEYDFTADLEEQLDRISNNEIAWQQVLKDFWTGFIGAVDDIKDLRVAQVLDALDEMLGPHIYPPRDDGGDVRQCPTCGTGRLNLKAGKFGAFVGCSNYPECRYTRPLAADSEAAADRVLGQDPDTGLDVVVKAGRFGPYIQLGEQKDYAEGEKPKRAGIPKGTSPASLELDYALKLLSLPREVGIHPETGLPIIANLGRFGPFVKHDKTYASLEAGDEVFDIGLNRAVTLIAEKIAKGPSKRFGADPGKALGDHPSLGPVAVKAGRYGAYVTAGGVNATIPGDKEKDTITLAEAIVLLDERAAKGGGKKAKGKAAAKPAKAASKAAASKAKPKTGGDDDTPKPAKKAVAKKAAAKPKSDSTSKARAPVAKAAKTSAKPATKATPKKSAGKARG; this is encoded by the coding sequence ATGAATATCGTCATCGTGGAGTCGCCTGCCAAGGCCAAGACGATCAACAAGTATCTGGGCTCCTCCTACGAGGTTCTGGCCTCTTTCGGTCATGTCCGCGACCTTCCGGCCAAGAACGGTTCCGTCGATCCGGACGAGAATTTCCGCATGATCTGGGAGGTCGATCCCAAGGCGGCGGGCCGACTCAACGACATCGCCAAATCGCTGAAGGGCGCTGACCGGCTGATTCTCGCCACCGACCCTGATCGCGAAGGCGAAGCGATTTCCTGGCATGTGCTGGAGGTGTTGAAGGAGAAGCGCGCGCTCAAGGATCAGAAGATCGAGCGCGTCGTCTTCAACGCCATCACCAAGCAGGCCGTCTCGGAGGCGATGAAGCATCCGCGGCAGATCGACGGTGCGCTGGTCGACGCCTACATGGCGCGCCGCGCACTCGATTACCTCGTGGGCTTCACTCTCTCTCCCGTGCTGTGGCGCAAGCTGCCGGGCGCCCGCTCGGCCGGACGCGTGCAGTCGGTCGCGCTGCGCCTCGTCTGCGATCGCGAGCTGGAGATCGAGAAGTTCGTGCCGCGCGAATACTGGTCGCTGATCGCAACCTTGGCGACGCCGCGCGGCGACACCTTCGAGGCGCGTCTCGTCGGCGCCGATGGCAAGAAGATCCAGCGGCTCGACATCGGCACCGGCGCGGAGGCCGAGGATTTCAAGACCGCGCTCAACGCGGCGAGCTACACGGTCGCGACCGTCGACGCCAAGCCGGCGCGCCGCAACCCGCAGGCGCCCTTCACGACGTCGACCCTGCAGCAGGAAGCGAGCCGCAAGCTCGGCTTCGCGCCGGCGCACACGATGCGCATCGCGCAGCGTCTCTATGAAGGCATCGACATCGGCGGCGAAACCACCGGTCTCATTACCTATATGCGAACCGACGGCGTGCAGATCGACGGCTCGGCGATCACCCAGGCCCGCAAGGTGATCGGCGAGATCTACGGCAACAAATATGTGCCGGAGAGCCCGCGCCAGTACCAGGCCAAGGCCAAGAACGCCCAGGAAGCGCATGAAGCGATCCGCCCGACCGACCTGTCGCGCAAGCCCGCCGAGCTACGCAAGCGGCTCGATGACGACCAGGCCAAGCTCTACGAGCTGATCTGGACCCGCACCATCGCGAGCCAGATGGAATCCGCCGAGCTGGAGCGCACCACCGTCGACATCATCGCCAAGGCCGGCGCCCGCACCCTGGAGCTGCGCGCCACCGGCCAGGTCATCAAGTTCGACGGCTTCCTCGCCCTCTATCAGGAAGGCCGCGACGACGAGGAGGACGAGGACGGCCGCCGCCTGCCGCAGATGAGCCCGAACGAGCCGCTGAAGCGGCAGAATCTCGCCGTCACCCAGCATTTCACCGAGCCGCCGCCGCGCTTCTCGGAGGCCTCGCTGGTCAAGCGCATGGAGGAGCTCGGCATCGGCCGGCCCTCGACCTATGCCTCGATCCTGCAGGTGCTGAAGGACCGCGGCTATGTGAAGCTCGAAAAGAAGCGGCTGCACGGCGAGGACAAGGGCCGCGTCGTCATCGCCTTCCTGGAGAACTTCTTCCGCCGCTACGTCGAGTACGATTTCACGGCGGATCTCGAGGAGCAGCTCGACCGCATCTCCAACAACGAGATCGCCTGGCAGCAGGTGCTGAAGGATTTCTGGACCGGCTTCATCGGCGCCGTCGACGACATCAAGGATCTGCGCGTGGCGCAGGTGCTCGACGCGCTCGACGAGATGCTGGGGCCGCACATCTACCCGCCGCGCGACGATGGCGGCGATGTCCGGCAGTGCCCGACCTGCGGCACCGGACGGCTCAACCTCAAGGCCGGCAAGTTCGGCGCCTTCGTCGGCTGCTCGAACTATCCGGAATGCCGCTACACCCGCCCGCTCGCCGCCGACAGCGAGGCCGCGGCCGACCGCGTGCTCGGCCAGGATCCGGACACCGGCCTCGACGTCGTCGTCAAGGCCGGCCGCTTCGGCCCCTACATCCAGCTCGGCGAGCAGAAGGATTACGCCGAGGGCGAGAAGCCGAAGCGCGCCGGCATCCCGAAAGGGACGTCGCCCGCGAGCCTCGAGCTCGACTACGCGCTGAAGCTGCTGTCGCTGCCGCGTGAGGTGGGCATCCATCCGGAGACGGGTCTGCCGATCATCGCCAATCTCGGCCGCTTCGGGCCGTTCGTGAAGCACGACAAGACGTATGCGAGCCTGGAGGCCGGCGACGAGGTGTTCGACATCGGCCTCAACCGCGCCGTCACCCTGATCGCCGAGAAGATCGCCAAGGGCCCGAGCAAGCGGTTCGGCGCCGATCCCGGCAAGGCGCTCGGCGACCATCCCTCGCTCGGCCCTGTCGCCGTCAAGGCCGGCCGCTACGGCGCCTATGTCACCGCCGGCGGCGTCAACGCCACCATTCCCGGCGACAAGGAAAAGGATACGATCACGCTCGCCGAGGCGATCGTCCTGCTCGACGAGCGCGCCGCCAAGGGCGGCGGCAAGAAGGCCAAGGGCAAGGCTGCTGCGAAGCCGGCCAAGGCTGCCAGCAAAGCGGCTGCCAGCAAGGCCAAGCCGAAGACCGGCGGCGACGACGACACGCCGAAGCCGGCGAAAAAGGCCGTGGCGAAGAAGGCGGCCGCCAAACCGAAATCAGACTCCACCAGCAAGGCGCGTGCGCCGGTTGCCAAGGCCGCCAAGACCTCGGCCAAGCCTGCGACCAAGGCGACGCCCAAGAAAAGCGCCGGCAAGGCCCGCGGATGA
- a CDS encoding FMN-dependent NADH-azoreductase: MTLLLHIDSSVLGPNSVSRQVSAAIVARLRQITPGLEVTYRDVAAEPLSHLSGTHVAVAYGAPVEDPAVKADVAAGQAVLEEFLAADIVVIGAPMYNFSIPSQLKAWVDRIAVKGKTFTYGPNGPQGLAGGKRIIVAVSRGGHYGADTPMAAFEHLETYLRSVFSFIGVTDLEFVAADGVQIGPEHREQALAKAIQTAGGLAA; this comes from the coding sequence ATGACCCTCCTCCTCCACATCGACTCCAGCGTGCTCGGCCCCAACTCCGTCAGCCGTCAGGTGTCCGCCGCGATCGTCGCACGGCTCCGTCAGATCACGCCGGGGCTGGAGGTGACTTACCGAGATGTCGCAGCCGAGCCGCTGTCGCATCTGTCCGGAACGCATGTCGCCGTCGCATACGGTGCGCCCGTTGAGGATCCCGCAGTGAAAGCTGATGTCGCGGCCGGACAGGCCGTGCTGGAGGAGTTCCTGGCCGCCGATATCGTCGTGATCGGCGCCCCTATGTACAACTTCTCCATCCCGAGCCAGCTCAAGGCCTGGGTCGACCGCATCGCTGTCAAGGGCAAGACTTTCACCTATGGCCCGAACGGCCCGCAAGGCCTGGCCGGTGGCAAGCGTATTATCGTGGCGGTCTCGCGCGGCGGCCATTACGGCGCGGACACGCCGATGGCGGCATTCGAACACCTGGAGACCTATTTGCGCAGTGTCTTCAGCTTCATCGGCGTCACGGATCTCGAATTCGTTGCGGCCGACGGTGTCCAGATCGGCCCGGAGCATCGCGAGCAGGCGCTGGCGAAGGCGATTCAGACGGCCGGCGGTCTCGCCGCTTGA
- the plsY gene encoding glycerol-3-phosphate 1-O-acyltransferase PlsY has product MGSEAFLPVALIIGYLLGSIPFGLILTKLAGTQDLRSIGSGNIGATNVLRTGRKGLAAATLLGDALKGTAAVIISGYLGGPNAAMIAGLGAFLGHLFPVWLKFRGGKGVAVYIGILIGLFWPGAIFFCLVWLATAFALRYSSLAALVASVLTPIVLWAFGHTALAALFALLTLLLIYMHRENIKRLQLGTESKIGAKK; this is encoded by the coding sequence ATGGGTTCCGAAGCCTTCCTGCCGGTCGCTCTCATCATCGGCTATCTCCTGGGGTCGATCCCGTTCGGCCTGATCCTGACCAAGCTGGCCGGCACGCAGGATCTGCGCAGCATCGGCTCCGGCAATATCGGCGCCACCAACGTGCTGCGCACCGGACGCAAGGGGCTCGCGGCAGCAACCCTGCTCGGCGACGCGCTGAAGGGTACGGCGGCGGTCATCATCTCGGGCTATCTCGGCGGCCCGAATGCCGCGATGATCGCGGGCCTCGGCGCCTTCCTCGGTCACTTGTTCCCGGTGTGGCTGAAGTTCCGCGGCGGCAAAGGTGTCGCCGTTTACATCGGTATTTTGATCGGTCTGTTCTGGCCGGGCGCGATCTTCTTCTGCCTGGTCTGGCTCGCCACCGCATTCGCGCTCCGCTACTCATCACTCGCGGCACTCGTCGCCAGCGTGCTGACACCCATCGTGTTGTGGGCATTCGGCCACACCGCGCTGGCGGCCCTGTTCGCCCTGCTCACACTGTTGCTCATTTACATGCATCGCGAAAACATCAAGCGATTGCAGTTGGGCACCGAGAGCAAGATCGGGGCGAAGAAGTAG
- a CDS encoding patatin-like phospholipase family protein produces MWLRKTNSSGSSATHDDRTDQAPAQQKAAPARSNASLLLSAAEIWSTGITAAAEPAQTPETPAGPVMSDVALPAEISEPSPAPERADGAPAVAEMIMAATSTPVISETKTAEAPERTLAETIATVTLPPPPRTWPPRKLSLALQGGGTFSAFTWGVLDRLLEEPGCDFDTISGASAGAVNAALLASGLAKGGRDEARNRLALFWTRLMEEASFRSLLVIGAYSPASSSVSFGAGLRGGRADPLDLDPLRDILRETIDFDAVQGPAAPRLLVAATRARDGLPQIFRNAGITPDALLASTCPAQLHAAVDIEGEAYWDGGYVTNPPLIQIAHESSAADLLVVQVTPARDGHVPTTSAAIDRRLDQIAGNAVLNAELAALEWARSDGLHPPRVHRLAAEDEIEALAQRDATDLGSDFVELLYQRGRDAAERWLREAPVGTTPAIQGDQPVLSSPVSESEDVRDVAPA; encoded by the coding sequence ATGTGGTTACGCAAGACCAACTCCAGCGGTTCGTCGGCCACGCACGATGACCGTACTGATCAGGCTCCGGCGCAGCAGAAGGCGGCCCCGGCCCGGTCGAACGCCAGCCTGCTGCTATCGGCCGCTGAGATCTGGTCGACCGGCATCACGGCCGCTGCAGAACCGGCGCAGACGCCCGAGACGCCTGCCGGGCCGGTCATGTCGGACGTCGCGCTCCCCGCCGAAATATCTGAGCCCAGCCCTGCGCCGGAACGAGCCGATGGCGCGCCGGCCGTCGCCGAGATGATCATGGCGGCCACGAGCACGCCCGTGATCAGCGAGACCAAGACCGCAGAGGCGCCCGAGCGAACGCTCGCGGAGACGATCGCAACGGTTACGCTGCCGCCGCCGCCCCGGACATGGCCGCCGCGCAAGCTGTCGCTGGCCCTGCAGGGCGGCGGAACGTTCTCGGCCTTCACCTGGGGCGTGCTCGATCGCCTGCTCGAGGAACCCGGTTGCGACTTCGACACCATCAGCGGCGCCAGCGCCGGTGCGGTCAACGCCGCGCTGCTCGCGAGCGGGCTCGCCAAGGGCGGCCGCGACGAGGCGCGCAACCGGCTCGCTTTGTTCTGGACCCGGCTGATGGAGGAGGCGTCGTTCCGATCGCTGCTGGTGATCGGCGCGTACTCGCCGGCGAGCAGCTCGGTGTCGTTCGGTGCGGGGCTGCGCGGCGGACGCGCCGACCCGCTCGATCTCGATCCGCTCCGCGACATCCTCCGCGAAACGATCGATTTCGACGCCGTGCAGGGCCCGGCCGCGCCCCGCCTGCTGGTTGCGGCGACCCGGGCTCGTGACGGCCTGCCGCAGATCTTCCGCAATGCCGGCATCACACCGGATGCACTGCTCGCCTCCACCTGTCCCGCGCAACTGCACGCCGCTGTCGACATCGAGGGCGAAGCGTATTGGGACGGCGGCTACGTCACCAATCCGCCGCTGATCCAGATCGCGCATGAGTCCAGCGCCGCCGACCTGCTGGTCGTTCAGGTCACGCCCGCGCGCGACGGCCATGTCCCGACGACCTCGGCCGCGATCGATCGCCGCCTCGACCAGATCGCCGGCAATGCGGTCCTGAACGCCGAACTCGCGGCGCTCGAATGGGCGCGCAGCGACGGCCTGCATCCGCCGCGCGTCCATCGGCTTGCGGCCGAGGACGAGATCGAAGCCCTGGCACAGCGCGATGCGACCGATCTCGGCAGCGACTTCGTCGAGCTGCTGTACCAGCGCGGACGCGACGCAGCCGAGCGCTGGCTGCGCGAAGCTCCGGTCGGCACCACGCCAGCCATCCAGGGCGATCAGCCGGTGCTATCGTCTCCGGTGTCCGAGTCCGAGGATGTGCGCGACGTCGCGCCGGCGTAG
- a CDS encoding helix-turn-helix domain-containing protein, translated as MTPADSDDPDLPTQPNHNDCRGVASILARVGDKWSVFVIMMLQDGPKRFNELKRLVGGISQRMLTLTLRGLERDGLVTRTVFPTIPPRVDYELTDLGRGLSQPVQALGQWAMQHQELIEQARSRFDARRDAD; from the coding sequence ATGACCCCTGCTGACAGCGATGATCCCGACCTCCCGACGCAGCCAAATCATAATGATTGCCGGGGTGTGGCCTCGATCCTGGCGCGTGTCGGCGACAAATGGAGCGTGTTCGTCATCATGATGCTTCAGGACGGGCCGAAGCGCTTCAATGAGCTGAAGCGGCTCGTCGGCGGCATCTCCCAGCGAATGCTGACCTTGACCCTGCGCGGCCTCGAGCGCGACGGGCTGGTGACGCGGACGGTGTTTCCGACCATCCCGCCGCGGGTGGATTATGAGCTGACCGATCTCGGCCGCGGGCTGTCGCAGCCGGTGCAGGCGCTCGGACAGTGGGCCATGCAGCACCAGGAGCTGATCGAGCAGGCGCGCTCGCGCTTCGACGCGCGCAGGGATGCTGACTGA
- the dprA gene encoding DNA-processing protein DprA — MDAINTTIELSDTERRDRLRLIRSDNVGPRTFRSLLDHFGTARVALDRLPDLARRGGAAGAGRICTVGEAEAELEACKRQGVELRAPDEDGYPPRLATCEDAPPLLAVRGARETLMRPMIAIVGSRNASAAGLKFAGQIAHELGQAGFVVISGLARGIDQAAHRASLGSGTVAVLAGGHDRIYPPEHVDLLGAIISGSGAAISEMPLGHEPRARDFPRRNRLISGASLGVVVVEAAHRSGSLITARMAGEQGREVFAVPGSPLDPRCAGTNDLIKQGAALVTEAADIIQAVGPIMERPLPFSLREPEEELFAPDPESHDRAQITALLGPTPVSVDDLIRISGLSPAVLRMVLLELELAGRLERHGGGMVSLT; from the coding sequence GTGGATGCCATCAACACGACGATCGAGCTGAGCGACACCGAGCGGCGCGACCGGCTGCGCCTGATCCGGTCCGACAATGTCGGCCCGCGCACCTTCCGCTCGCTGCTCGACCATTTCGGCACCGCGCGCGTAGCGCTCGACCGGCTGCCCGATCTGGCACGCCGCGGCGGCGCGGCCGGAGCCGGCCGGATCTGCACGGTCGGCGAAGCCGAGGCCGAACTCGAAGCCTGCAAACGGCAAGGCGTCGAACTGCGGGCGCCAGACGAGGACGGCTATCCGCCCCGCCTCGCCACCTGCGAGGATGCGCCTCCGTTGCTCGCGGTGCGTGGCGCCCGCGAGACGTTGATGCGCCCGATGATCGCCATCGTCGGCTCGCGCAACGCCTCCGCCGCCGGGCTGAAATTTGCCGGCCAGATCGCCCATGAGCTCGGCCAGGCCGGCTTCGTCGTCATCTCCGGCCTCGCCCGCGGCATCGATCAGGCTGCGCATCGCGCGAGCCTCGGCAGCGGCACGGTCGCGGTGCTCGCCGGCGGCCATGACCGGATCTATCCTCCGGAGCACGTCGACCTGCTCGGCGCCATCATCAGTGGCAGCGGCGCCGCAATCTCCGAGATGCCGCTCGGACACGAGCCGCGCGCCCGCGACTTTCCCCGCCGCAACCGGCTGATATCAGGCGCCTCGCTCGGCGTCGTCGTCGTCGAGGCCGCGCATCGATCGGGCTCGCTGATCACGGCGCGCATGGCCGGCGAACAGGGCCGCGAGGTCTTCGCCGTCCCGGGCTCGCCGCTCGATCCCCGCTGCGCGGGCACCAACGATCTCATCAAGCAGGGCGCCGCGCTCGTCACCGAAGCCGCAGACATCATCCAGGCCGTCGGCCCGATCATGGAGCGGCCGCTGCCCTTTTCGCTGCGCGAGCCGGAGGAGGAGTTGTTCGCCCCCGATCCCGAAAGCCACGACCGCGCGCAGATCACAGCCCTGCTCGGCCCGACCCCGGTGTCGGTCGACGACCTGATCCGGATCAGCGGCCTGTCACCCGCCGTGCTGCGCATGGTGCTGCTCGAGCTCGAGCTGGCCGGCCGCCTGGAGCGCCACGGCGGCGGGATGGTGTCGCTGACCTGA
- a CDS encoding dihydroorotase, producing MLTDRRPILLANARVIDPSRDFDGPGDVLIADGVIRDLKRGIGAAGVPEGTDVVNCAGKIVAPGLIDMCAFVGEPGLGHRETFASASQAAATGGITTIICQPGTEPVIDNSATVDFVLRRARDTAIVNIQPMAALTKGLRGEEMTEIGLLRAAGAVAFSNGHTSVMNAQVMRRALTYARDFDALIVHHTEDPNLVGEGVMNEGEFASRLGLYGIPPAAEAVVLERDMRLVALSKGRYHAAALSSIDSLDILRRAREAGLTVSASVSINHVTLNENDIGPYRTFLKLTPPLRTEADRCALVEALASGLIDVIMSDHTPQDVEVKRLPFAEAASGAVGLETMLPAALRLVHNGELSWTTLIRAMSTRPAELLGLPGGSLRAGAPADIIVIDPDVPWILDPADLKSLCKNTPFDEARFTGRVVRTIVGGRTVFEHV from the coding sequence ATGCTGACCGACCGCCGCCCGATCCTGCTTGCCAATGCGCGCGTGATCGATCCCTCCCGCGACTTCGACGGCCCCGGCGACGTGCTGATCGCCGACGGCGTGATCCGCGACCTCAAGCGCGGCATCGGCGCCGCGGGCGTGCCCGAGGGCACCGATGTCGTCAACTGCGCAGGCAAGATCGTGGCCCCCGGCCTGATCGACATGTGCGCCTTCGTCGGCGAGCCGGGTCTGGGCCATCGCGAGACCTTCGCCAGCGCCAGCCAGGCCGCCGCCACCGGCGGCATCACCACCATCATCTGCCAGCCCGGCACCGAGCCGGTGATCGACAATTCGGCGACCGTCGACTTCGTGCTGCGCCGCGCCCGCGACACCGCGATCGTCAACATCCAGCCGATGGCGGCGCTGACCAAGGGCCTGCGCGGCGAGGAGATGACCGAGATCGGGCTGTTGCGCGCCGCCGGCGCCGTCGCCTTCTCCAACGGCCACACCAGCGTGATGAACGCGCAGGTGATGCGCCGCGCACTGACCTATGCGCGGGATTTCGACGCCCTGATCGTGCATCACACCGAAGATCCCAATCTCGTCGGCGAAGGCGTCATGAACGAAGGCGAGTTTGCCTCGCGGCTCGGCCTCTACGGCATCCCGCCCGCAGCGGAAGCCGTCGTGCTCGAACGCGACATGCGCCTGGTGGCGCTCAGCAAGGGCCGCTACCACGCGGCCGCGCTGAGCTCGATCGACTCGCTCGACATTCTCAGGCGCGCGCGCGAAGCCGGCCTCACCGTGAGCGCGTCGGTCTCGATCAACCACGTGACGCTGAACGAGAACGACATCGGCCCCTACCGCACCTTCCTGAAGCTGACGCCGCCGCTGCGCACCGAGGCCGACCGCTGCGCATTGGTCGAAGCGCTGGCCTCGGGCCTCATCGACGTCATCATGTCGGACCACACGCCGCAGGACGTCGAGGTCAAGCGGCTGCCGTTCGCGGAGGCTGCGAGCGGCGCGGTCGGGCTCGAGACCATGCTGCCGGCGGCGTTGCGGCTCGTGCACAATGGCGAGCTGAGCTGGACGACCCTGATCCGCGCCATGTCGACGCGGCCCGCCGAGCTGCTCGGCCTGCCCGGCGGCAGCTTGCGGGCAGGCGCGCCGGCCGACATCATCGTGATCGATCCGGACGTGCCCTGGATCCTCGATCCGGCCGACCTCAAATCGCTGTGCAAGAACACGCCGTTCGACGAAGCCCGCTTCACCGGCCGCGTGGTCCGCACCATCGTCGGGGGCCGCACCGTGTTCGAACATGTCTGA